The proteins below are encoded in one region of Actinomycetota bacterium:
- a CDS encoding branched-chain amino acid ABC transporter permease: MTELLNAVAQGILLGGLYALFATGLSIAFGVMRLVNLAHGDLSILAAFAAFSLVSVTGMNPLLSALVLLPVFFVLGYALQRWVLNFTLTGDVLPPLLVTFGVAVIIQNLLLETYSANNRGLDIGGLETASVRLTDSLAIGWFPLITFLVGVAVLVTLQLFLSRTRLGRAFRATSDDPEAARLVGIDNRHVFGLAFGVAIATVALAGVFLGIRTTFTPTIGPARLIFAFEAVIIGGLGSLWGTLAGGVVLGMAHTLGAMLSPGWSILAGHLVFLTVLGIKPNGLFGKGEPT, from the coding sequence GTGACGGAGCTGCTGAACGCCGTCGCCCAGGGGATCCTCCTCGGTGGGCTCTATGCTCTGTTCGCCACGGGGCTCTCCATCGCCTTCGGGGTGATGAGGCTCGTGAACCTGGCTCACGGCGACCTCTCGATCCTGGCGGCGTTCGCGGCGTTCAGCCTGGTGAGCGTCACGGGCATGAACCCGCTCCTGTCCGCCCTCGTTCTCCTGCCGGTCTTCTTCGTGCTCGGCTACGCGCTGCAACGCTGGGTCCTGAACTTCACGCTCACCGGCGACGTGCTCCCGCCGCTCCTCGTGACCTTCGGTGTCGCGGTGATCATCCAGAACCTGCTCCTCGAGACGTACTCGGCCAACAACCGGGGGCTCGACATCGGTGGACTCGAGACGGCGAGCGTCCGGTTGACGGACTCACTCGCGATCGGGTGGTTCCCGCTCATAACGTTCCTCGTCGGCGTCGCGGTCCTCGTCACGTTGCAGTTGTTCCTGTCGCGGACGCGGCTCGGGCGAGCGTTCCGGGCCACCAGCGACGATCCTGAGGCGGCTCGACTCGTCGGCATCGACAACCGTCACGTCTTCGGCCTCGCGTTCGGGGTGGCGATCGCGACGGTCGCGCTCGCCGGGGTCTTCCTCGGCATCCGTACCACCTTCACCCCCACGATCGGTCCCGCGCGGTTGATCTTCGCCTTCGAGGCCGTGATCATCGGCGGGCTCGGCTCGTTGTGGGGGACCTTGGCTGGAGGTGTCGTGCTCGGCATGGCCCACACGCTCGGCGCCATGCTGTCGCCAGGATGGAGCATCCTCGCCGGGCACCTCGTGTTCCTGACGGTGCTCGGGATCAAGCCGAACGGGCTGTTCGGGAAGGGAGAGCCGACGTGA
- a CDS encoding ABC transporter ATP-binding protein: MALLEVSRLDAGYGDFQALFGIDVHVGSGETVAFIGANGAGKSTLLRTIVGTVERTRGDVRFDGESVVDVPTHRRLERGIALVPEGRRVFPSLNVEENLLVGAYSRRPGPWSVDRVFDLFPFLGRRRSVGASNLSGGEQQALAIGRALMSNPALLLLDEVSLGLAPVIVKGLYAAMPAVKEEGTTVVLVEQDIGQALAAADRVYCLLEGAISLHGRPADLVRDDITAAYFGV; encoded by the coding sequence ATGGCGTTGCTCGAGGTATCACGCCTCGATGCTGGTTACGGAGACTTCCAGGCCCTGTTCGGCATCGACGTGCACGTGGGCTCCGGGGAGACGGTCGCGTTCATCGGGGCCAACGGCGCTGGCAAGTCCACGTTGCTCCGGACGATCGTCGGAACCGTCGAGCGGACCCGTGGCGACGTCCGGTTCGACGGCGAGTCCGTCGTCGACGTACCCACGCACCGACGGTTGGAGCGCGGGATCGCTCTCGTGCCGGAGGGAAGGAGGGTGTTCCCGTCGCTCAACGTGGAGGAGAACCTTCTCGTCGGCGCCTACAGCAGACGACCGGGGCCTTGGAGCGTCGATCGGGTGTTCGATCTCTTCCCGTTCCTCGGTCGCCGCCGGAGCGTGGGCGCCTCGAACCTGTCCGGGGGCGAGCAGCAAGCGTTGGCGATCGGTCGTGCGCTCATGTCCAATCCGGCGTTGCTCCTCCTCGACGAGGTCTCGTTGGGGCTCGCCCCCGTGATCGTCAAGGGCCTGTACGCGGCCATGCCGGCGGTCAAGGAGGAGGGCACCACGGTCGTCCTCGTCGAGCAGGACATCGGGCAGGCGCTCGCCGCTGCGGATCGCGTCTACTGCCTGCTCGAGGGTGCGATCTCGCTTCACGGGAGGCCCGCCGATCTCGTTCGCGACGACATCACCGCCGCGTACTTCGGCGTCTGA
- a CDS encoding ABC transporter ATP-binding protein yields the protein MDTLLRAERLTKVYGADAVVDELTFHVDEGEALGVVGPNGAGKTTTLGLIAGSVTVDGGRVTFAGRDVTRIPARSRTHLGMARTFQIPRPFAGMTVFENVLVAGTYGARETGDTEERVASALERTGLDDVANTVAGSLPLLRRKRLELARALATGPRLLLLDEIAGGLTEAEVRELIATIKSLHGEGTTIVWIEHVVHALLSVVDRILAIDFGRMLVEGDPHEVMASSEVQRVYLGLEE from the coding sequence ATGGACACGCTGTTGAGGGCCGAACGCCTGACCAAGGTGTACGGGGCCGATGCCGTTGTTGACGAACTGACCTTCCACGTCGACGAGGGCGAGGCGCTGGGCGTCGTGGGGCCCAACGGGGCCGGCAAGACCACGACGCTCGGCCTCATCGCCGGCAGCGTGACCGTGGACGGGGGCCGGGTGACGTTCGCGGGGCGTGATGTCACCCGGATCCCTGCCCGCAGCCGGACCCATCTCGGGATGGCACGTACGTTCCAGATCCCGCGGCCCTTCGCCGGCATGACGGTGTTCGAGAACGTCCTCGTCGCCGGGACGTACGGGGCCCGGGAAACGGGCGACACCGAGGAGCGGGTGGCGTCAGCGCTGGAGCGGACGGGCCTGGATGACGTCGCCAACACCGTCGCCGGGTCGTTGCCGTTGCTGCGACGCAAACGGCTGGAGCTGGCGCGGGCTCTCGCGACCGGACCTCGGCTGCTGCTCCTCGACGAGATCGCGGGCGGACTGACCGAGGCCGAGGTCCGAGAGCTGATCGCGACGATCAAGTCGTTGCATGGGGAGGGCACCACGATCGTCTGGATCGAGCACGTCGTCCATGCACTGCTCTCCGTGGTCGACCGGATCCTCGCGATTGACTTCGGGCGCATGCTGGTGGAAGGCGATCCGCATGAGGTGATGGCGAGCAGCGAGGTTCAGCGCGTGTACCTCGGCCTGGAGGAGTAG
- a CDS encoding ABC transporter substrate-binding protein, with amino-acid sequence MLALTLAACGSDDTGGSEGDGDGTDTPTTGDTEAGGSDGRTIKIGYVSPQTGALAAFGEADSFVVDAINQHLGEGIDIGGANHPVEILVRDSQSDPNRAAEVAADLILSDEVDLVLVASTPETTNPVSDQCEVNSMPCISTVAPWQPWLLGRGGDPETGFEWTYHFFWGLEDIIAVFTNMWSQIETNQVVGALWPNDADGNAWGDPEVGFPSALQEQGYEIVDPGRYENGTDDFSSQISAYKNANAEIVTGVPIPPDFTTFWTQAAQQDFRPKIASVGKALLFPSAVEALGELGEGMSTEVWWSPNHPFSSSLTGQSAQELADAFEEATGQQWTQPIGFVHALFEVAVDALQRSGDIDDPAAIRDAIAATQLDTVVGPIDFSQGPANVAKTPLVGGQWKAGEEHRYELVIVSNETAPDIPTGGELEPLPGS; translated from the coding sequence ATGCTGGCCCTCACGCTCGCCGCGTGCGGCAGCGACGACACCGGCGGGTCGGAAGGTGACGGGGATGGCACCGACACCCCCACGACCGGCGACACGGAAGCGGGCGGGAGCGACGGCCGGACCATCAAGATCGGCTACGTCTCGCCCCAGACGGGGGCGTTAGCCGCCTTCGGCGAGGCCGACAGCTTCGTTGTCGATGCGATCAACCAGCACCTCGGCGAGGGGATCGACATCGGGGGCGCCAACCATCCCGTCGAGATCCTCGTTCGGGACAGCCAGTCCGACCCGAACCGGGCGGCGGAGGTCGCGGCTGACCTCATCCTCTCGGACGAGGTCGACCTAGTGCTCGTCGCATCGACCCCGGAGACGACCAACCCCGTCTCCGACCAGTGCGAAGTCAACTCGATGCCGTGCATCTCGACCGTCGCCCCTTGGCAGCCGTGGCTACTGGGACGAGGCGGCGACCCCGAGACCGGCTTCGAGTGGACCTACCACTTCTTCTGGGGGCTCGAGGACATCATCGCCGTCTTCACGAACATGTGGTCCCAGATCGAAACCAACCAGGTGGTCGGGGCGCTGTGGCCCAACGACGCCGACGGCAACGCCTGGGGTGACCCGGAGGTCGGCTTCCCGTCGGCCCTGCAGGAGCAGGGCTATGAGATCGTCGACCCCGGACGCTACGAGAACGGTACGGACGACTTCTCGTCGCAGATCTCGGCTTACAAGAACGCCAACGCGGAGATCGTGACGGGTGTGCCGATCCCGCCCGACTTCACCACCTTCTGGACGCAAGCGGCCCAGCAGGACTTCCGACCGAAGATCGCCTCGGTGGGCAAGGCGTTGCTGTTCCCGTCCGCAGTCGAAGCCCTCGGCGAGCTCGGCGAAGGTATGTCGACTGAGGTGTGGTGGTCACCGAACCATCCTTTCAGCTCCTCACTGACCGGACAGTCCGCTCAGGAGCTCGCGGACGCGTTCGAGGAAGCGACGGGCCAGCAGTGGACCCAACCGATCGGCTTCGTGCACGCCCTGTTCGAGGTCGCCGTCGATGCGCTCCAGCGGAGCGGGGACATCGACGACCCCGCGGCCATCCGGGATGCGATCGCCGCGACGCAGCTCGACACGGTGGTGGGGCCGATCGACTTCAGCCAGGGGCCGGCGAACGTGGCCAAGACCCCGTTGGTGGGAGGCCAGTGGAAGGCGGGCGAGGAACACAGGTACGAACTCGTGATCGTCAGCAACGAGACGGCGCCGGACATCCCGACGGGTGGTGAGCTCGAACCGCTGCCCGGCAGCTGA
- a CDS encoding maleylacetate reductase, translating to MTATDFTYDALPGRIVFGAGRVSEAADEARRLGSRVLLVHEPTEKHLADPIMEGLGDSYVGTFDEIRQHVPVEVAETARARVRETDADVLLTIGGGSCTGFAKAVALELNVRILAVATTYAGSEVTPIWGMTESGKKTTGRDIRVLPATVVYDPELTVTLPRELSATSGLNALAHAVEALYAPGANPITSLVAVESIRALASGLPRVVLDGADLDARSKCLYGAYLAGTTLAVAGTSIHHKICHVLGGAYDLPHSPTHAALLPYVIAAIADRIPDALPKIADGLGAEDAVAGLFELQDAVGAPTTLREVGMAEAELDPAAERAAVVTQSVGIPMNRAEMADLLGDAYHGSAVGTRRSLDTTGDRE from the coding sequence ATGACCGCCACCGACTTCACCTACGACGCGCTGCCTGGCCGGATCGTCTTCGGTGCCGGACGAGTCTCGGAGGCCGCCGACGAAGCGAGGAGGTTGGGCTCGCGAGTGCTTCTGGTCCACGAACCCACCGAGAAGCACCTCGCGGATCCCATCATGGAGGGACTTGGCGACTCGTACGTCGGGACCTTCGACGAGATCCGCCAGCACGTTCCTGTCGAGGTCGCCGAGACCGCTCGAGCCCGCGTTCGGGAGACCGATGCGGACGTCCTTCTCACGATCGGCGGAGGCTCATGCACCGGCTTCGCGAAAGCCGTCGCGCTGGAACTGAACGTCCGCATCCTCGCGGTCGCGACCACCTACGCGGGCAGCGAGGTCACCCCCATCTGGGGCATGACCGAGAGCGGGAAGAAGACGACCGGGCGGGACATCCGAGTCCTGCCGGCCACGGTTGTGTACGACCCCGAGTTGACGGTGACGCTCCCGCGGGAGCTCAGCGCCACGAGCGGGCTGAACGCCTTGGCACACGCGGTCGAGGCTCTCTACGCCCCGGGGGCCAACCCGATCACGAGCCTCGTGGCCGTGGAGTCCATCCGAGCTCTCGCCAGCGGGCTGCCGCGGGTGGTGCTCGACGGCGCCGACCTCGACGCACGATCCAAGTGTCTGTACGGGGCGTACCTCGCCGGGACCACCCTGGCCGTGGCCGGAACGTCGATCCACCACAAGATCTGCCACGTCCTCGGCGGCGCCTACGACCTCCCCCACTCACCGACCCATGCCGCCCTCCTGCCGTACGTGATCGCGGCCATCGCGGACCGGATCCCGGACGCGCTCCCCAAGATCGCCGACGGGCTCGGAGCCGAGGACGCCGTGGCAGGACTCTTCGAACTGCAGGACGCCGTCGGCGCCCCGACCACGCTTCGGGAGGTGGGCATGGCAGAGGCCGAGTTGGATCCGGCGGCCGAGCGGGCAGCCGTCGTGACCCAGTCCGTGGGGATCCCGATGAACCGCGCGGAGATGGCGGACCTACTGGGTGACGCCTACCACGGCTCCGCCGTCGGTACGCGACGATCTCTGGATACAACGGGGGACAGGGAGTGA
- a CDS encoding CoA-transferase subunit beta, whose protein sequence is MMTVAAARWLRDGERVFVGIGLPSTAANLARRSHAPNLVLVYESGTIGSKPEVLPLSIGDGELAVTADVVVSVPEIFNYWLQGGWIDVGFLGAAQLDRFGNLNTTVIGEYARPDVRLPGAGGAPAIATSAGEVVTVIPHSTRTLVAELDFVTTSGHLDGGDARRRRGLPGRGPTVVITDLGIMEPDLQSSELTLTKLHPGVEVDQVTQATGWPLRIADRLSRTDPPSRAELDLLRELKAAR, encoded by the coding sequence ATGATGACCGTGGCCGCCGCCCGGTGGCTCCGCGACGGCGAGCGAGTCTTCGTCGGTATCGGCCTCCCCAGCACGGCAGCCAACCTCGCGCGGCGCAGCCATGCACCGAACCTGGTGCTCGTCTACGAGTCCGGGACGATCGGATCCAAACCCGAGGTCCTGCCGCTGTCGATCGGGGACGGCGAGCTGGCGGTCACCGCTGACGTCGTCGTGTCGGTCCCCGAGATCTTCAACTACTGGCTGCAAGGCGGGTGGATCGACGTCGGCTTCCTCGGCGCAGCTCAGCTGGACCGCTTCGGGAACCTCAACACCACCGTCATCGGCGAATACGCCCGCCCTGACGTCCGTCTACCCGGGGCCGGAGGCGCCCCCGCCATCGCTACCTCTGCCGGAGAGGTCGTGACGGTGATCCCGCACAGCACCCGAACCTTGGTTGCGGAACTCGACTTCGTGACGACCAGCGGCCACCTCGACGGCGGTGACGCCCGAAGGCGTCGCGGGCTACCGGGCCGCGGCCCCACGGTGGTCATCACGGACCTCGGGATCATGGAGCCGGATCTCCAGTCGAGCGAGCTGACGCTGACGAAGCTGCACCCCGGCGTCGAGGTCGATCAGGTGACGCAAGCGACGGGTTGGCCACTTCGGATCGCGGACCGGCTGTCTCGAACCGATCCGCCGTCCCGGGCGGAACTCGACCTGCTGCGCGAACTGAAGGCTGCGCGATGA
- a CDS encoding CoA transferase subunit A, with amino-acid sequence MAEVVTLRAAVAELVRDGDTVALEGFTHLIPVAAGHEIIRQSRRRLRLVRLTPDIVYDQLIGAGCARAVAFSWGGNPGVGSLRRFRDAVENGWPQPLQLEEYSHAQLTNAFIAGASRMPYAALREHPIHPSDHLTEVVCPFTGEVLVAVRAMNPDVTIIHAQQADRAGNVMLWGISGVQREAVLAAERVIVTVEEIVDQFWPRTNGVVLPTWTIDAIAVVPGGTHPSYAHDYSERDNDFYRGWEDVSQDRERFASWIERHVMGTEDWADYRRSLIRSPASSLDGSPS; translated from the coding sequence GTGGCCGAGGTCGTGACCCTCCGCGCGGCCGTCGCCGAACTCGTCCGCGACGGCGACACGGTGGCGCTGGAGGGCTTCACGCACCTGATCCCCGTCGCCGCCGGTCACGAGATCATCCGCCAGTCACGGCGTCGTCTCCGCCTGGTCCGTCTCACCCCCGACATCGTCTACGACCAGCTCATCGGCGCCGGCTGCGCGCGCGCCGTGGCGTTCTCCTGGGGAGGGAACCCTGGGGTGGGGTCGCTACGCCGGTTCCGGGATGCGGTAGAGAACGGATGGCCGCAACCGCTGCAGCTCGAGGAGTACAGCCACGCCCAGCTCACCAACGCGTTCATCGCCGGCGCGTCGCGGATGCCCTACGCCGCCCTTCGCGAGCACCCCATCCACCCGAGCGATCACCTCACCGAGGTGGTGTGTCCTTTCACGGGCGAGGTACTCGTCGCCGTTCGTGCGATGAACCCGGACGTGACGATCATCCATGCGCAGCAGGCCGATCGTGCCGGCAACGTGATGCTGTGGGGCATCAGCGGTGTTCAACGGGAAGCCGTGCTCGCGGCCGAACGCGTCATCGTCACGGTCGAGGAGATCGTGGACCAGTTCTGGCCGCGCACCAACGGCGTCGTCCTCCCGACCTGGACCATCGATGCGATAGCGGTCGTCCCAGGCGGGACCCATCCCTCCTACGCCCACGACTACAGCGAACGTGACAACGACTTCTACCGGGGATGGGAGGACGTCTCGCAGGACCGTGAGCGGTTCGCGTCGTGGATCGAGCGACACGTCATGGGCACCGAGGACTGGGCCGACTACCGCAGGAGTCTGATCCGAAGTCCGGCTTCCTCGCTCGATGGGAGTCCATCGTGA
- a CDS encoding aldehyde dehydrogenase family protein, producing MPTKLYIGGDFVDAIAGGTIEVLNPHDLSTIAHVAEARAEDVDRAVVAARDAFPEWSATPAMERGRLLLRLADAIEDHVDELAELEALDAGHPIRDARRLDAPRTAATFRYFGGIADKYQGSVVPVERGFLNYVNRVPVGVVGQIVPWNFPLMFVSWKLAPALAAGNTVVMKPAELTPLSSLRVAELIEDVGFPPGVANIVPGYGHTAGARIAEHPDVDKISFTGSTAVGHQIVEASAGNLKRVHLELGGKGANIVFEDADLEAALDGSAFAIYHNQGQACIAGSRLLVQESVADEFTRRFIELTESIRLGNPLDPTTEMGPLTSPDHRDRVLAYVKVAEDEGGEILTGGRTPDDDSLAKGCYVEPTVVRADPASRVCREEVFGPFVTITPFKDEEEVLEVANDVEYGLGGGLWTRDLSRAHRVADALLTGMVWINSYKRVNPGSPFGGMKRSGYGREMGFEAMHEYTEAKSVWVNVGAELPRWFAGPES from the coding sequence ATCCCGACCAAGCTGTACATCGGCGGTGACTTCGTCGATGCGATCGCGGGCGGGACGATCGAGGTCCTCAACCCCCATGACCTATCCACCATCGCACACGTCGCCGAGGCTCGCGCCGAGGACGTCGACCGCGCTGTCGTCGCGGCTCGGGATGCCTTCCCGGAGTGGTCGGCCACTCCGGCCATGGAGCGTGGCCGGCTCCTACTGAGACTCGCCGACGCCATCGAGGATCACGTCGACGAGTTGGCGGAGTTGGAGGCACTCGACGCGGGCCATCCCATCCGCGATGCACGACGACTCGACGCCCCACGCACGGCGGCGACGTTCCGTTACTTCGGGGGTATCGCGGACAAGTACCAGGGCAGCGTGGTGCCGGTCGAGCGGGGGTTCCTCAACTACGTCAACCGTGTGCCGGTCGGGGTCGTGGGACAGATCGTGCCCTGGAACTTCCCACTCATGTTCGTCAGCTGGAAGCTGGCGCCCGCACTGGCCGCCGGAAACACCGTCGTGATGAAGCCAGCCGAGCTCACGCCCCTGTCGAGCCTGCGCGTGGCCGAACTCATAGAGGACGTCGGCTTTCCCCCCGGAGTGGCGAACATCGTCCCTGGCTACGGCCACACCGCCGGCGCGCGTATCGCCGAGCATCCCGACGTCGACAAGATCTCGTTCACCGGGTCCACGGCTGTAGGTCATCAGATCGTCGAAGCCTCGGCCGGCAACCTCAAGCGCGTCCATCTCGAACTGGGGGGGAAGGGCGCGAACATCGTGTTCGAGGACGCCGATCTCGAAGCCGCCCTCGACGGCTCCGCCTTCGCGATCTACCACAACCAGGGCCAGGCGTGCATCGCAGGCTCGCGGCTGCTCGTTCAGGAGTCGGTGGCTGACGAGTTCACGAGGAGGTTCATCGAACTGACGGAGTCGATCAGGCTGGGCAACCCTTTGGACCCGACGACCGAGATGGGTCCGCTCACGTCACCCGATCATCGGGACCGGGTCCTGGCGTACGTGAAGGTCGCTGAGGACGAGGGCGGCGAGATCCTCACCGGTGGCCGTACGCCAGACGACGACTCTCTCGCGAAGGGGTGCTACGTCGAGCCGACCGTGGTCCGCGCGGATCCTGCCAGCCGGGTGTGCCGTGAAGAGGTCTTCGGACCGTTCGTGACGATCACCCCGTTCAAGGACGAAGAGGAGGTGCTCGAGGTCGCCAACGATGTCGAGTACGGCCTCGGTGGAGGGCTGTGGACGCGTGACCTCTCGCGGGCCCATCGTGTGGCCGACGCGCTGTTAACGGGGATGGTGTGGATCAACAGCTACAAGCGCGTCAACCCCGGCTCGCCCTTCGGCGGGATGAAGCGTTCTGGATACGGGCGCGAGATGGGTTTCGAGGCGATGCACGAGTACACCGAAGCCAAGTCGGTCTGGGTGAACGTGGGCGCGGAGCTGCCGCGCTGGTTCGCCGGCCCCGAGAGCTGA
- a CDS encoding nuclear transport factor 2 family protein: protein MTDEQRKSVALEYLKAFDNGGVTSDGGSILDLFAEDAQVYFPKWGLATGKDEIGKLFGDVGGTLEGITHDYATFNWVMSGTDTFACEGTSYGQHRDGSWRAGVTHAGRWCDVFEVRDFRIQRCFIYLDPDYAGEDTDRYPWLGEGGRDASQPLG from the coding sequence ATGACTGATGAGCAGCGGAAGTCGGTAGCGCTCGAGTACCTCAAGGCGTTCGACAACGGCGGCGTGACATCCGACGGAGGCAGCATCCTCGACCTCTTCGCCGAGGACGCCCAGGTCTACTTCCCGAAGTGGGGACTCGCGACGGGCAAGGACGAGATCGGAAAGCTGTTCGGGGACGTCGGGGGCACGCTCGAGGGGATCACGCACGACTACGCCACCTTCAACTGGGTCATGTCCGGCACCGACACGTTCGCATGCGAAGGCACCAGCTACGGCCAGCACCGAGACGGGTCCTGGCGGGCGGGTGTCACCCATGCCGGGCGGTGGTGTGACGTCTTCGAGGTGCGCGACTTCCGCATCCAGCGCTGCTTCATCTACCTGGACCCCGATTACGCCGGTGAGGACACCGACCGTTACCCGTGGCTCGGCGAAGGCGGTCGGGATGCCTCACAGCCCCTCGGCTGA
- a CDS encoding hydroxyquinol 1,2-dioxygenase, which yields MTVVESPPEVRSGDPNQFGYPSFELGEFTFSRDEYFVYIEWPTGHHIMSADAFLRALQRDVAWEFFYGIVNFDGVIGTVNHYGTVDLFAGRYNDSYRKAELDHVENFETPDIKATFQRMLDAWTNETFDPFAAPDETGTAFGPKNGDNRDAINRHRVAAKRMVSCPGDEELRSDEKGFPVNRAFADVPQDEPTIEAEEGFEEELNAFNLFAYLSRSDVTWNPSVVSACENSLFCPTTEEYILPIIHGNDRVEWFVQLSDEIHWEVEDRDSGGVRAKVVMRPGDVAAMPADIRHQGYAPKRAMLLVWENASEDLPGLIAKGEMRTYPVDI from the coding sequence ATGACCGTTGTTGAGAGCCCACCTGAGGTCCGGTCCGGCGATCCCAACCAGTTCGGTTACCCGTCGTTCGAGTTGGGCGAGTTCACCTTCTCCCGTGACGAGTACTTCGTGTACATCGAATGGCCGACGGGTCACCACATCATGTCCGCAGATGCGTTCCTCCGTGCGCTCCAGCGCGACGTTGCTTGGGAGTTCTTCTACGGGATCGTCAACTTCGACGGAGTCATCGGGACCGTGAACCATTACGGGACCGTCGACCTGTTCGCTGGGCGCTACAACGACTCCTACCGCAAGGCGGAGCTGGATCACGTCGAGAACTTCGAGACGCCGGACATCAAGGCAACCTTCCAGCGCATGCTGGACGCTTGGACGAACGAGACCTTCGACCCCTTCGCGGCCCCGGACGAGACCGGGACTGCCTTCGGTCCGAAGAACGGCGACAACCGCGATGCCATCAACCGGCACCGGGTGGCCGCGAAGCGGATGGTGAGCTGCCCCGGCGACGAGGAGCTGCGGTCCGACGAGAAGGGCTTCCCGGTCAACCGTGCCTTCGCGGACGTACCCCAGGACGAGCCGACGATCGAAGCGGAGGAGGGGTTCGAGGAGGAGTTGAACGCCTTCAACCTGTTCGCGTACCTCTCCCGCTCTGATGTGACGTGGAACCCGTCGGTGGTGTCGGCATGCGAGAACAGCCTCTTCTGCCCCACGACGGAGGAGTACATCCTCCCCATCATCCACGGGAACGACCGCGTCGAGTGGTTCGTGCAGCTGTCGGACGAGATCCACTGGGAGGTCGAGGACCGCGACAGCGGAGGAGTCCGCGCCAAGGTTGTCATGCGACCCGGTGATGTCGCGGCCATGCCGGCGGACATCCGACACCAGGGCTACGCGCCCAAGCGTGCCATGCTCCTCGTGTGGGAGAACGCATCGGAGGACCTGCCCGGACTGATCGCCAAGGGTGAGATGCGCACCTATCCGGTCGACATCTGA
- a CDS encoding hydroxyquinol 1,2-dioxygenase, with amino-acid sequence MATSYQTKFGSLKDYEKGRLDIINDEAKHYAFSNVFEVANNSAPYEKVAVARNREYVLEAIRAEGTSEWRVASHDEFVLCMDGQVTIELHKAGEGQVPPKDKKGSLELGADPAGPRMGRIIVGRGHQALLPAGAAYRFHCDDVAALIMQTIEGDGTVYKWREIVATEL; translated from the coding sequence ATGGCAACCAGTTACCAGACCAAGTTCGGATCGCTCAAGGATTACGAGAAGGGCCGTCTCGACATCATCAACGATGAGGCCAAGCACTACGCGTTCTCGAACGTGTTCGAGGTCGCCAACAACTCGGCACCCTACGAGAAGGTCGCTGTTGCACGCAACCGGGAGTACGTTCTCGAGGCTATCCGAGCCGAAGGCACCTCCGAGTGGCGGGTCGCCTCCCACGACGAGTTCGTTCTCTGCATGGACGGACAGGTGACCATCGAGCTCCACAAGGCGGGTGAGGGACAGGTTCCGCCCAAGGACAAGAAGGGATCGCTCGAGCTCGGCGCTGACCCCGCTGGCCCCCGGATGGGACGCATCATCGTGGGGCGCGGCCACCAAGCCCTGCTCCCGGCCGGCGCCGCCTACCGCTTCCACTGTGACGACGTCGCAGCACTGATCATGCAGACCATCGAGGGCGACGGCACGGTCTACAAGTGGCGTGAGATCGTGGCCACCGAGCTGTGA
- a CDS encoding IclR family transcriptional regulator — protein sequence MSRDELGPDFVQSLARGLEVIQAFSRDRPSQTLSEVAEHTALSRATARRLLLTLEHLGFVESCERRFQLTPRVLDLGYTYLSSLGIGDVAHPHMERLAEQLHESTSASVLDGHEIVYVVRIPTHRIMTISLDLGTRLPAFCTSMGRVLLASLPPDQLDGHLEAMDLHPHTKRTVTDVGQLRAILDETRERGWALVDQELEDGVRSVATPLRDGGGRVVAALNVSGHAGRVTLGHMRDRFLPPLLETARTINQELARRWTGSR from the coding sequence GTGTCAAGAGACGAGCTCGGACCTGACTTCGTCCAGTCCCTCGCCCGTGGGCTGGAGGTCATCCAGGCCTTCTCGCGTGATCGGCCGTCGCAGACCCTCAGCGAGGTAGCCGAGCACACCGCGCTCAGTCGTGCCACGGCTCGCCGGCTGTTGCTCACGCTCGAGCACCTCGGCTTCGTGGAGTCCTGTGAGCGGCGGTTCCAGCTCACCCCCCGCGTCTTGGACCTCGGCTACACCTACCTCTCATCGCTGGGCATCGGGGACGTCGCGCATCCCCACATGGAGCGGCTGGCCGAACAGCTCCACGAGTCCACGTCGGCGTCCGTCCTCGACGGCCACGAGATCGTCTACGTCGTGCGGATCCCCACCCACCGGATCATGACGATCTCTCTCGATCTGGGAACTCGCCTCCCTGCTTTCTGCACGTCGATGGGCCGGGTCCTGCTCGCCTCCCTACCGCCGGACCAGCTCGACGGCCACCTCGAGGCGATGGACCTGCACCCCCATACCAAGCGCACGGTCACCGACGTCGGGCAGCTCCGGGCCATACTCGACGAAACCCGCGAACGAGGATGGGCGCTGGTGGACCAGGAGCTCGAGGACGGCGTGCGATCCGTTGCGACCCCGCTCCGGGACGGCGGGGGCCGGGTCGTTGCTGCACTGAACGTCTCCGGCCACGCAGGACGCGTCACGCTGGGGCACATGCGGGACCGCTTCCTGCCTCCCCTTCTCGAGACAGCGCGAACGATCAACCAGGAACTGGCCCGTCGGTGGACGGGGTCACGCTGA